The Synechocystis sp. PCC 6714 genome includes the window CACTGCCGGTGCGGAGGGTAAAGAGGATAATGCAACTAAACGCCCCCAGGTTCATGAACAGATAAATGAGCATGTAGAAAACCATGCTGGCGTAACCGTCTTCACTGCCGGCCACCAAGCCAATCATGACAAAACCAGCTTGGCCAATGGAGGAGTAGGCTAACATCCGTTTCATACTGGTTTGGGCCAGAGCCACCACGTTACCCAGCACCATACTCAACACCGCTAGGGCTGTAAAAATAACGTGCCACTCGTCGGTAATGCCCCCAAAAGCTGTGACCAGCAAGCGAATGGCCACCGCAAAGCCCGCCGCTTTAGAGCCCACGGAAAGGAATGCCACCACGGGGGTGGGAGAACCTTCATACACGTCGGGGGTCCATTGGTGGAAAGGTACGGCGGAAATTTTAAACGCGATGCCGGCAATGACAAATACCAAGGCGATCGCCAAACCAAGGGACTGACCCACAGTGTCGGCGTTGGCTAATTTTTCGGCAATGGATGCCAATTGGGTTTCCCCACCGGACAAACCGTAGAGCAGGGAAAGACCATAGAGAAAAATGGCGGAGCTGGAAGCACCAATGAGCAAATATTTCAACGCCGCTTCATTGGAACGGGGGTCGCGCTTCATATAGCCCGTCATTAGGTAGGAAGAAATACTGAGCATTTCCAGGGAAATGAAAACCATCACCAATTCGTTGGCAGCGGAGAGGAACATGCCCCCCAAAGTAGCTGTGAGTAAAATGGCAATGAATTCCGCCAAGGAAGTCCCCGTTTGTTGGACGTAGCGCACCGACATCAAAATGGTTACGACGGTGGACAGGGCAACGATCGCCCGGAAAATAATGCTGAGGTTATCCCCGTTAAACGCACCAATGAAACCTATGGGGTCAGCCATGGACCAGGACGTGACCAATAATGCCACCGACACCAACAAACCGGCGATCGCCAGGTAGGGCAGGGCCAAGGCAACTTTCCGTCCCCCAATCAAATCCACAATTAGCACGAGGAGTAGAGTAACAATGACAATGCCCTCTGGCAAAATTGTCCCCGCATTGAGTTGCGCTGCAACGTTACTAGAAAAGTCCATAGGTACAACCGAGAAATGCTCACGAATAAGCTTAGCGCAGGTTTGTCGCAAAGGAGAATTACCATCTCTAATGGAACCTATTCCGATTTCCTTGGCTTAAAACGGGGATAAAGGCACTGAATCAGTTTTCCAGGACTTGTTTATCAAGCTGAGGGACTAATGACACCTATCCTGTCCTTGCTCATTAAACTCAGTGGTGTTAGCGGCCAGAAATCGCCAGCGGTAACCGTCGGGTTGAAGTTCCATTTTTAGCACCCCATAAACCCCCATTGCCCGAACTTCACTGTTAGGTTGCAATGTTCTGAAAGGATAAAGGCTTTTCCCGCCGGTGCCAATGACAAACTGGCGAATACCCCGGTCAGTATCCAGTTTAGCCTGGGCATCCTGGGGCGCAAATCTTTCGTACAAGTGGTCGTGGCCCGACAGTATCACTTCCGCTCCGCCATCATAGAGGGTTTGCCAAAGATCAGCCATTTGCCTTTGATTGCCATGGGCACCGGAGGAATAGAGGGGATGGTGCCAATAGGCCAGGGTGCAGGCTTTATTATTTTGGGCTAAATCTTGCTTTAGCCATTGCTGTTGGGGCGATCCCATTTCACAACCGCCAATGTATTTGCAATTGGAATTGAGGGCAATAAAATGCCAATCGCCCTGGTCGTAGCTGTAATAACCCTTTTGGCGATCGCCGGCTAGCTCCCCAAAGTAATCAAAATAATCAGCCGCATTCTTATCGGGGCCATAATATTCGTGGTTTCCAGCAATGGGTCTGCTAATGGGGTCAAATCTGCCCCAGGTGGGTTGATAGGAAGCCTGGTAGTTGGCCAATTCCCCCCGTTCGTACTGATTGTCCCCCAGGGGTAAAACGAGACTAGGATTAGCACTAGCAACCAAATCCGCCGTAGCCGCCATCTGACAACGTTCCTTTGTCCCTAAGCCATTGTTAAAGCCAGGGTCTTCCGGGGCACAGGCAATATCCCCGGCCGCTACAACAACCAACCCAGGGGACCGGCTTTGGCCAGGGGCATCTTTAGCCAGACTAGCCGGAGTTGGACTTTGGTTGAAGTTGGCAACCAGCAAAAAGGCAGTGGTGACTAGGGCCATGAACAACCCGATCACCGGTAGACGGGAAAAACCCATAGGCTATCACAATGGCGGCGACATAGAGGGGTAAAATCATCCCCTACCCGTTAATTTATCAATCGCTCAAAATTAATCGCCCAAAACTAGCGACCCATTTTTTTATCCCGATCCTGCCGACGGCGATCGCGCCATTCCAGGGTGGTGAGGTAGAGAATGCCACCACTAACCAGCACCAGCATCACTAGGGCCGCTAAGAAAAGGGTATTAAGGACAGGAGTTGCTTCCACGGTATCAAAGATTCTTAAACAGCGGGAAATCCAGGTTTTGCCCTAGAAACCGTTGCGACCCCACACCACCATGCTGATGGACCAGGTGAACAGAACTAACACGCTTACCCAACCTAATGTCAAAATGTCCATAGTCTTTTGTTAAATACGCCAATAAAAACAAGCTTTGCCAGCCTTCATCTTACGGCGATCGGGCGAAATTTTAAAGCTTGCCCCGGGGATAAAACCGCCAAGCCCATTTCCCTTGGAACCGTTATTGTTTCCCTTCCTTTTCCTTTCCTCCCTTCGAGCTAGAAACCATGGCCCTGTTCAACCATTACCAGGTGGAAACCCCCGAAAGCGTCGAACTCGAATTCACTTTGGCGGGCATTGGCAATCGTCTCTATGCGGTGCTGATCGACTATGTCTGTCTGGGAAGCGTTATTTTGTTTTTGCTGATTGTTTGGGCGGTGTTGGCCTACAATCTTTCCCTCTACGCTTCCGGGGAATGGCAACTCTGGCTCACCGCTATCCAAATTTTCCTCATTTTTGCGGTTTATGTAGGCTATTTTGTCTTTTTTGAGACCCTCTGGCAGGGGCAAACCCCCGGTAAGCGCAGGGCTAAAATTCGGGTCATCCGTGGAGATGGCCGCCCTGTGGGCCTACAGGAGGCCAGTTTACGGGCCTTGTTTCGCCCCATCGATGATTTTCTTTACATTGGTGCTTTATTAATCATTTTTGGTCGCCAAGAAAAACGCATTGGCGATTTACTGGCAGGGACTTTAGTTATTCGGGAAAGTCGAGATCAAAGAGGCGATCGCCTGAAATTACAACGACCGGAGCAAGCGAAGATTCTCGCCGCTGAGTTGGCACAATGGCCAGGGTTAGAGAGAATTACAGCAGATCATTGGTTAGTCATTCGGGATTATCTCCTCCGTCGGCAGGATTTATTACCCAAAGCCAGGGAACAGGCAGAGAAAAGGTTAGCCAAACAGGTAAAAGATCGATTGCGCCTCATCGCTCCCCTCAACGACAGCGCCCCGGAAATCCTACTGGAAGCGGTGTATCTTGCATGTCAAGACCGCCAAAATGCCCTGATCAAGCCCACGTTTGAGTTGTAAAGTTTTGGGAAATGCCGTAAGACTAGCGATTAGGATTGTAATTCTGCCAACCGGGCCAACACTTCCTCACTGTGGGTAGCGGGTCTAACTCCGAGAAATCTTTCCCGTAGAACACCATCGGGATCGATGAGGTAAGTGTGTCGTAGGGCCATGCCACTTAACCAAGAACCATAGGACTTGATCACTGTGCCGTCCGAGTCCGCCAGCAGGGGAAATTTAAGTCCTTCCGCATCACAAAAAGCTTCGTGGGAATCCAAATCGTCTACGCTCACCCCAATCACTTGGGCATTGAGGGCTTGGTATTTGCTTAAATCCCGTTGAAAACGTTGGGCTTCCAGGGTACAGCCGGGGGTAAAATCCTGGGGATAGAAATACAAAACTACCCATTGTCCTCGGTAATCCGTCAGGCTAACTTCCCCATCTCCGGCGGTGCTGGGCAGGGTAAACAGGGGAGCGGATTGACCCAATTCCGGTTGGGTTCCCCCCAGAGCATAGGTGGGCAAATCCGCTATTCCTAGCCACAAACCCACAGCCAAAAGTAAAGCAACGATGCTTTTTGACCAGGAAAATTTTTTGCTTTTCATGGGGATAGTGTAAATTTGCCCCACCAAGGGAGTGATGGGAGTAAAGGGATAAATTGGTTTACTTATTATTGTTCCACAGCTTTTTCCTGTGGGCAGAATCCTAGGGATATTAACCGATTGACCAATGGACTATTCCACGGTGACGGATTTAGCTAAATTGCGGGGTTGATCCACGTCTAAACCACGGCGGGCGGCAATGTGATAGGACAAAAGTTGCAAAGGAATCACCGCCACAATGGGGGAGAGCATTTCCTCCACGTGGGGCACCAACAATAAATCATCAAACACGGAACGGGCTTGGTTGTCGTCCATGGGGGTGACTCCGATCAACCTGGCATCCCTGGCTTTGGCTTCCTGGGCATTGGAAATTACCTTGTCATGGACCGATCCTGGCATGGCGATCGCCACCACAGGCACCTTGGCATCCAAGAGGGCAATGGGGCCATGTTTCATTTCCCCGGCGGGGTAACCTTCTGCATGGATATAACTAATTTCCTTAAGTTTTAAAGCTCCTTCCAAGGCAATGGGAAAATTAATGCCCCGACCAAGGAAAATAAAATCCTGGGTTTCAGCGAATTCATGGGCGAGGGATTCAATGGCACTGCCCTGTTGTTCCAAAATAGTTTCAATCTGGGCGGGTAATTGCCGTAGACCCACCATAATTTCCTCGATCGCCTCTAGGCTGAGGCTACGTCGCTGAAAGGCAATGTCCAAAGCCAGGAAATAAAAGGCTAGCACCTGGGCCACAAAGGTTTTAGTGGCCGCTACCCCGATTTCAATGCCCGCATGGGTGTTGATAATTTCATTGACCATGGTGGCCAAAGTACTTTCGGGCCGGTTGGTAATGCCCAAAATGAGGGGTTTATAGGCATCTTCCAGGGTTGAACGCCGTTGTTTTTCCATTTCCAACGCCGCCAAAGTATCCGCCGTTTCCCCCGATTGAGTTACCCCAATGGTGAGGGTATGGGGGGTGAGGGGAGGGGCCGCATAGCGAAATTCCGATGCGTAATGCACCGTGGTGGGAATGCCCGCCAATTGTTCCAGTAGATATTTACCCACTAAACCAGCATGCCAACTGGTGCCACAGGCTAGAACTTGAATATTTTGCAGATTTTTGGTCAATTGGGGGTCTAGACCCAGCAGTGCAGGACTATGCTTAGGATTATCGGCGGCCCGCCATTGCTCATCCAGATAAGTAGCTAAACAGGTACGGACAACGGCCGGTTGCTCGTAAATTTCCTTGAGCATAAAGTGCCGAAAACCCTGTTTTTCCACCGTGGTGGCGCTCCAATCCAGGGTACGGGGTAATTTTCTCACCCTTTTCAGGTTAAAGTCGTAAACTTCTACCCCTAGGGGGGTTAAACGGGCAATTTCGCCGTTTTCCAGAGACAATACCGTGGTGGTGTGGGGCACTAGGGCTGTCACATCGGAGGCACAGAAAAATTCCCCCTGGCCAAAGCCTAAAATCAAAGGGGCCTGTTGGCGGGCCACAATTAGCTGTTCAGGGCAATGGGCATCCAGGACGGCGATCGCAAAGGCTCCCTCGAGAAGGTGTACCGCTTTGGCAATGGCAGCCAACAGAGCTTCATCGGGGTCATCGCTGGGCAAATCCTTGAGAATATCGGCAATTAAAATCGGAATTACCTCGGTATCGGTTTCTGAGTAAAACTGATAGCCTTTCTCCTTTAACTGATCCCCGAGGGTCTGATAGTTTTCGATGATGCCATTTTGCACAACGGCAATCCGTTCCTGGTTATCCAAATGGGGATGGGCGTTATGCTCCTCTGGCTTACCGTGGGTGGCCCAGCGGGTGTGGCCAATGCCAAGACGGGAAAAGTTGCTGTGGTTTTCTAGCTTCTCCTTGAGGTTAAACAGTTTGCCTTTGGCCCGCACTGACTCAATTTTGCCTTCGGTGACAGTGGCAATGCCGGCGGAGTCATAGCCCCGGTATTCCAAGCGTTCCAGCCCTTCGATGAGAATATTGACCGCTGTTTGGGTGCCGATGTAACCAACAATGCCACACATGAGGGTTGCCTAAGATAGTTAGGATAATCAAATTGCCCTCCAGTTTAGCTTTTTCTTCCTGGTCAATGGCAAGCTTACAGCGCTTTTATTGGGGATAACAATTGCCCCGGCAATGTAGGCTGATATAGTCGATTTAATTTTTGGGGCAGAGAATTCCACCATGGTGAACGCACAGATTGGCATTATTGGCGGCAGTGGGTTGTATCAGATGGAAGCCCTGAAAAATATTGAGGAAGTGGCCCTAGATACC containing:
- the glmS gene encoding glutamine--fructose-6-phosphate transaminase (isomerizing), giving the protein MCGIVGYIGTQTAVNILIEGLERLEYRGYDSAGIATVTEGKIESVRAKGKLFNLKEKLENHSNFSRLGIGHTRWATHGKPEEHNAHPHLDNQERIAVVQNGIIENYQTLGDQLKEKGYQFYSETDTEVIPILIADILKDLPSDDPDEALLAAIAKAVHLLEGAFAIAVLDAHCPEQLIVARQQAPLILGFGQGEFFCASDVTALVPHTTTVLSLENGEIARLTPLGVEVYDFNLKRVRKLPRTLDWSATTVEKQGFRHFMLKEIYEQPAVVRTCLATYLDEQWRAADNPKHSPALLGLDPQLTKNLQNIQVLACGTSWHAGLVGKYLLEQLAGIPTTVHYASEFRYAAPPLTPHTLTIGVTQSGETADTLAALEMEKQRRSTLEDAYKPLILGITNRPESTLATMVNEIINTHAGIEIGVAATKTFVAQVLAFYFLALDIAFQRRSLSLEAIEEIMVGLRQLPAQIETILEQQGSAIESLAHEFAETQDFIFLGRGINFPIALEGALKLKEISYIHAEGYPAGEMKHGPIALLDAKVPVVAIAMPGSVHDKVISNAQEAKARDARLIGVTPMDDNQARSVFDDLLLVPHVEEMLSPIVAVIPLQLLSYHIAARRGLDVDQPRNLAKSVTVE
- a CDS encoding metallophosphoesterase, with translation MGFSRLPVIGLFMALVTTAFLLVANFNQSPTPASLAKDAPGQSRSPGLVVVAAGDIACAPEDPGFNNGLGTKERCQMAATADLVASANPSLVLPLGDNQYERGELANYQASYQPTWGRFDPISRPIAGNHEYYGPDKNAADYFDYFGELAGDRQKGYYSYDQGDWHFIALNSNCKYIGGCEMGSPQQQWLKQDLAQNNKACTLAYWHHPLYSSGAHGNQRQMADLWQTLYDGGAEVILSGHDHLYERFAPQDAQAKLDTDRGIRQFVIGTGGKSLYPFRTLQPNSEVRAMGVYGVLKMELQPDGYRWRFLAANTTEFNEQGQDRCH
- the petN gene encoding cytochrome b6-f complex subunit PetN yields the protein MDILTLGWVSVLVLFTWSISMVVWGRNGF
- a CDS encoding RDD family protein, with product MALFNHYQVETPESVELEFTLAGIGNRLYAVLIDYVCLGSVILFLLIVWAVLAYNLSLYASGEWQLWLTAIQIFLIFAVYVGYFVFFETLWQGQTPGKRRAKIRVIRGDGRPVGLQEASLRALFRPIDDFLYIGALLIIFGRQEKRIGDLLAGTLVIRESRDQRGDRLKLQRPEQAKILAAELAQWPGLERITADHWLVIRDYLLRRQDLLPKAREQAEKRLAKQVKDRLRLIAPLNDSAPEILLEAVYLACQDRQNALIKPTFEL
- a CDS encoding NAD(P)H-quinone oxidoreductase subunit N, with the translated sequence MDFSSNVAAQLNAGTILPEGIVIVTLLLVLIVDLIGGRKVALALPYLAIAGLLVSVALLVTSWSMADPIGFIGAFNGDNLSIIFRAIVALSTVVTILMSVRYVQQTGTSLAEFIAILLTATLGGMFLSAANELVMVFISLEMLSISSYLMTGYMKRDPRSNEAALKYLLIGASSSAIFLYGLSLLYGLSGGETQLASIAEKLANADTVGQSLGLAIALVFVIAGIAFKISAVPFHQWTPDVYEGSPTPVVAFLSVGSKAAGFAVAIRLLVTAFGGITDEWHVIFTALAVLSMVLGNVVALAQTSMKRMLAYSSIGQAGFVMIGLVAGSEDGYASMVFYMLIYLFMNLGAFSCIILFTLRTGSDQISDYAGLYHKDPLLTLGLSICLLSLGGIPPLAGFFGKIYIFWAGWQSGLYGLVLLGLVTSVVSIYYYIRVVKMMVVKEPQEMSDVIKNYPAIQWNLPGMRPLQVGIVATLIATSLAGILANPLFNLATNSVTGTPMLQTALDQTMENPAIAISHE
- a CDS encoding peroxiredoxin, with the translated sequence MKSKKFSWSKSIVALLLAVGLWLGIADLPTYALGGTQPELGQSAPLFTLPSTAGDGEVSLTDYRGQWVVLYFYPQDFTPGCTLEAQRFQRDLSKYQALNAQVIGVSVDDLDSHEAFCDAEGLKFPLLADSDGTVIKSYGSWLSGMALRHTYLIDPDGVLRERFLGVRPATHSEEVLARLAELQS